TGGCTTTGCCCTACTGTCCGGCCTGGTGTCGGAGCGGGGGCAGGGGCGCGGGCTGCCACGGCGGGACGAGGAAGGGGAGAAGGAGTACATGCGGCCGATTAGCGGCGAGAAGTTGGTTTATGCCATTGCGTGAGCTGCGGTACTAGCCAGGAGTGTCGTTGGCGACGTCAGAAGGGGCGACAGAGACGTCTTGTTATCGGGGGTCCCGTCTCGTCAGTTATAATGTCAGGCACTTAAAGACGTCAGTTGGAGGTCCGGGCGGGCAACGTCTGGCACCTTTTAAACTTGGCGGTCTGCTGAAAATATCCTTAGTTATGGCGGCGTGTGAAGGCCATCTCAATTGATTTTGATAAGACGGCAACACATCTCGGTGCTTAAAATATTGTTTTTAAAGTTCAATATAGAAGCATGGTGAGACGGATGCATAACACCCACCTTATCATCGACTTCTAGTGCTACTCCTAATGATGGGCTATATACACCCATTCCTCGCGCTGAGTGAGCAGTGAGGTTTCTCGTCCATACATGTATACATGCGAGGCACCTACACGCCCCATCATCCGGCCTGTCTCAATTTTGGGTCGGAAAGTTGACCCGATACTTCACCGCGCAGTCCCTCATAGTTTCGAAATGCTTCATGTCAACTTCTTGATCCTTCGCCTTCGGCTTTGGTTCATCGCCGCATGAAGCTTTAGCATCGCAGGAATGGACGAGTTCCCTAGTTTCGTCTTTAGAAAGACCACTTTCTTTGAGAAACTCGAGCAGCTGAAGTGTGGCGTTGCGGGTGCTCTCCGCCTTCTCGTAGCAGAAGAACCGCGTCGGCAATGACTGATTCATACATCTGTTAGTCACCCGCGAGGAAGTCAGTGACATCTGGGGCGAGCAGCGATCCGTGCTCCCTTCGATGCCAAATATGGCAAAGGTACTACTCACCTCCCACTGCTTCTTAACGCTAGTCTTGTAGCAAAGGTGGCACTTGATCCGTGTTAGCAGATTGACGCTGAAAGGCTCGAGTCTTGACTTACACCATCCGCGCGGCCCTTACAAGCCTCTTCGAGACGAACCCATCCGTCTCCCAATGGGGTCTAGTAGTCACAGAATTATTAGCCTCCatgctttttttttttggagCTTTCGCTTCGTCATGACTGAGTGCGACAACAGCTCAAGTAGCATCTGTGAGCCCTCTTAAAAGCAAAAAGGATGCCTGTCCATGGGTCGCGCGTGGGTACTCCTACGGTTGTTTTATCAGGGGCGACGTCAACATCCTGAGCGTTGCACACCAAGAGGCCCTCGGCGTGACTTGTTGCCTATAGTCCAAGATGTCAGCGGGACACATTCAAGTCACATAAGCACATGTAACCCGTAGTGAGTAGCTACACCGGCCAGGCTGAGAAGAGGGTACTTACCTCAGACTTCTTGCAAAACTTGTATTCATTTCTGCCAGAACTATCTTTGAAGTTGGCCCAAGCTTGCTGCGTGCTCATCTCCCAAAGTTCGTTGGAAGGCTTCTCGGAAGAGTCTTGGGCAGAGCCGAGGGTGAAGGCAAGAGCCAAAGTGAGGGTAGAGAGGGAAGCCTTCATCTTGAAAACGTGTTGCCTTTCAATAGTGTTTCGTGAGACTCGACGGGGAATAGTGTGATCAATACGATGCGATATATGGAATGCGTTAGGAGACGGACACAGAATGAAACGTAGGAGAGATGGGAGTGATTTATATCTAGACGAGGGGCCAAGAAGGGCTTCTCCTTTTCATGTTGTTGTTCAAGGCCTCAACTGCGATTATGATTGCGCCTACTAGCGTGTTGGACAAGACGCGTGTGGCACCATGTTGAACACTGAAGCATGGGCTTTACTGACTTTGTTGGGCTCTCCGCTGTCCAAAGTAATGCGCATGATTATTGCTGGATTTAAGAAACCATGCACACGCCGTGTATTCACGTCTAGTTGCTTGGAGGCAAAGGCCTTGCCATATCTCCTAGGGCATGTGGGAGTTGCCGAACATTACTAAGGTCGCATCTGCCAAGGCCCCGTACGCACATGAGACCGTATTTAGGTGCCAGCTGTGACCTGCGTAGTATAATTTAGTTCGCATAGACCCTAcctccccgccgccaagAGCAACTATCGACGTCTGCCTTCTGTTGCGTCAATTGAGCAAAAGTGTACCGGCACGCTAGTGCCCAAGTTATCATGCTTTTCTTATGTTGTGACATCTTCTCCCCATCAGCCTGACGACTTGACTCGAGTTCGCGCGCTAGCATGGCGCGGCATAAATTTCATCGGCAACTATTCTCGGCGAACTTCCACGGCGTCTATGCACCAGACCCCATCCCTTGGTGGGGCCCCTATGAAATGGCAGCCCGACTGTAGCTTCGGCCTCGTTTATATGAAGCGAATATAATCATCGCATTGAATGGATGTTGCCTTTTCCCTGTTTTGGACTTGCAAACCTCGGCCGCACCACACCACCAGGGCGAATATCACCGATAAATCGACGACGGTATTACAAGCACGTGCCATTCTGGACCTAGGACGGCTCGGGGCGCGTCAATACTCGCATGCCGTTTGCCGCTATTGCGGTCGACTCGACTTTAACTTGGACAGGGTGCTAGGGCTTGTCTTTACAGTCACCGTGAGATATCAGGCAACCCTTGCCGGCTGAGTGGTCATAAATAGCGGGTCCAGTCTGAAGAAACGCAGGTATTGTCATGCAGTTCAAGTCGGTTTCTCCCAGCGCGGTCGTCTGGtgagcgacgatgacgaagatggcATCGACAGCCGAGCTTCCGTCCGAGGAGTTTTCGAAACGGCGAGTCGTCACAGACACGGCTGTCATCTGATCCGCGGGTGACGATCTCGCCCCTTCTAGGTCAAGCCGACCCGTGGCATCAGCGGGGCTCCCGTTTTGTGAACAGGTAGGCATTTATTGGCGTCTGGTCTCGCAGGGAGTCGGTGTCCTCTGGCTGGCAATGTACCTCTTGTGCCTAACTGTTCAAAAGGCCTATCATATCTCACCCTTTTGCCCAAGGTCCCTGCGAGGTACCCAAGAAAGGAAGGAGGTTCAGGCGGCTTGAACTCTGCTGGCAGCTTGCCGCAGACGGGAAAAAGTCCTGATCATATCATGGTCACATACATGTATCTACTGACAGCGTAGGTTGCGAAGACTCAAGCCAGATACATACGAAAGATGGACCATTGTTACAAGCATTGTATCTGCGCAAGCCGCTGAGATCTCGGTTACGGCACCTTCAAATGTACATATATATTATAGCATTGTTGTTTCGTTTACGTGCATGCTTGCGGCGGGCTGAACTGAGCTGCGGGTGGCTCAACTGTCGGTCCGCGGTGGTGACATTGGCGGCATGTTTTTCAATTGATTGCACATAGGGGCAGGCGGTCTCATCTCAACTCTACAACCAGACGTGAAAGTAGGGGTACACATACATCTGTATCGGACAACGGCCGTAGTGCCTATGGTCTGCGGATGCTTCCGGGAGTAACGGTGATGTCCCGGCAATCATGTTGCATATTCCTCGAGCAAGTTGAGCTGCGCCATGTCAAGAAACTGAGCTGAAGACCACCCGCCTTTAAGACACCCGCCACTGTCGCATTTGATTACATGAACGAAGAACGCACAGTTGCAACGTATGAGACTACGCGAACATAAGCACGGCAAAATGTGTGTTCGTGTCAGCTAGCCACTGTCCACAACGTAAGGACCACAACCGGCTCAGTAAAGCAAGCAGTTCGTCTCAGAGAGAACAATTCTCCACGAGTGCAACGTCGAGCCCAGCTGAATATATCACTTTTCCCCTGAACCACAGACCCGTGTCACACTGGACCTCTACGATGCATGCTACGCGCGGCTAAAACCCTGTACCGGGCGTTACACAGCAATGTAATGATAGCTTCAATGATTGATTCTTAGAGCGCTGCCGCAAGGATTGAGGGGACCGTATAAGAAGACCTTAAGCTGGAACAATGAAAGTTAACGGTTTGCTGCAGAGTACTTATGCCAGCTCATCAGAGATACTCGGGTAGTTCGCAGCACAGGCCAATACCAATCCATTCAAGATGATGTTCAACAAGAGCCTGTTTGCCGTCGCGACActtgtcgccgctgccgtttgTGCCCCCTTTTTCGGCGTCTTAGGACTAGACTGCTAGCATCCCGCAGCAGCTGACAATACAAGCAGACCGCAGACTATTGCTGCGGGACCAACATCGGCAGGTTCGCCATCACGCAGAACTGGGCCAACGCTGCAATGAACGCAGGAGGGACTACACCTGGCAAGTCCGGGTATGTATATACAAAATCGAAACCCCCCTTCCTTCATCCCCCCTTTCCCGAAAACCCACACGCTACGCGCACAAGAAAAAATCGCGAGGCTGAAACAcaaggcacgcacgcacgtatAGGGATCCCCATGAATTTGGCGGCCAgtcgggcgacggcgcgcagctcaAGTTCTACGGCGCCGACTTGCGGTGCAACGAGCAGAAACCCAAGCTGTTCGAGTTCCCCGTCATGAAGGATGGGTCCTTCTACGACAAGAACGTGAAGCACGGCTACATCGGGACGCCTGCCCGCGTCGTCTACCTCCAGGACGGGAAGACGCTGTGCGGCGTCATGACCCACTTCATCGAGGATCGCAACACCCATCAGGGCAGCGGTCCCTTTCGCGTGTGCGACAAATAAGGCACGGGACGTATGATGGTCGCCTTACGTCTGGATGGTGTCTCTAAGTGAAGGAGAGGGACTCGAGGTGGGGGAAAAAGTTGTGGCTATAAAATTCATGTTCAGCAGGTTTATACTTCTTCAAAGGGGCTTTATATTTTACAATCAAGCTCGTCTTTGTTATGCTTTATGTATCCAAGTACTCGAAAATGTCACAAGGGCGTTAATTTCAAGTACAACTGGTTCCCCACAGGTCTGGCCGAGTATCCATCCGTCTGCTCCACGCCGGtatcgtcgacgaccgctGTTGCGAAGTTGGCATATATCACTGCTGTGACAAGCTTCATCTCTGCGCATAGGTTAGCGCCCGAACACGATTATTCAGATTTCCGAGAGCGTGGTCAAGAGTACCGTTCCATGCAAAGTTGGAGCCAATGCACATTCTGCCTCCGCTCCCAAAGGCCCAGAACTGCCGGCTCATTTCTCTGCGATGCGCGTCCGTGGCGGAGCCGGCCACCAGCCACCGGGTATGGTCCCAGCGCCTCGGGTCGGGATACACCCTCTCGTCGAGATGCAGAGTgtgcgcgagggcggcgatcCGGACCCCTCCAGGGAGCTCGTAGCCACCGATGCTACACGACGGGTACGGCGTCTCCCGCGGCTGCGGGCCCGGAATTGGGGCGTGGAGGCGGAGAGtctccatgacgacggcgtgtAGGATGGGCAGGTTGTCCAGGGCCCTGGCGTCGGGGAGACACGCCGGGTCGgtgtctgctgctgccagtgAGGGTTCCAGGGCCAGAATCTCTACCCGAAGCTGGCGCTGCAGATCCTGGTTCTGAGACAGCCTCCAAGCAAGACAGGTAAGCACAATGCCGGCTGTTTCGTGACCTGCCAGGACTTGATCCAGTATTTCGCTGGCAACGGAGGAGTCTCGTTGGCGAATCGTCGTCTCATAGAGGAGCGAAGCGTCGCCCTCTGCGCGTTCTTCCTTGTCGATTCCTGCGTGAAGGGCCTtgaagacgacgggctcATACTCCGGCAGTGCCGCTGTGGAGCCCGTGGAAGAAAGGTACTCGAGCGTCTTGTCACATATTTGCTTGTTCCAGTCTCTAAGCTCTGCATTCGCCCTATCCACAAACGTCGGATACAGCCTGACGCCGAACTTTGCGCACAGCGACGTCAGGCCCGGCATCTCCTGCGGCCAAAAGTGGTGATGGTGTCTCGAGAGGTAGAGCCGCAGCCAGTGGTCTCTGTAggccttgtcctcgaggaagTTGGTGCTGTTTTGTATGCCAAAGATGTACGCGGATATGAGGTCCATGGTCGTGGCCATGAAGATGGACTGCACCTccgtgccgcccgcggcccccCTTGCGGCCTCGCGTCTGAGCAAAGGGAGGAGCCTGCCGAGGAGGACTATCCGGCTCTGGGCCTTGGCTGGCCGGGACGCCTGAATATACGACTTGGAGTAGACGTTGGACATCATGCGCTTCCTGCGGGAATGTTCCTTGGAGCCAAGCGTTGAGAAGATGCAAGGCACGCTACATGTAACCACCGGTGTGAGCATTCGTAGCCGCCAGAAATCACATCTTGGAGAGGCCAGGTCAGTAACAAGCAATACATACCCATAGTTGTTGAACCGCTGGTACCACGGCGCCTTCTCGTACCCGCCTTGATAGACGGCCCGCATGGCttccacgccgtcgacgctgaCCGTGTTGGgcgcgacgcggacgacCTGCCCGTGGCGGAAGTGGGCATCGTACAGCGTCTTGTTCTCGacgcccttcttcctcgcgcGCAGGATCCAGAAATCGGAGACGGCGCATGACCAGTGCGGGGTGGGAAGGCGCGCAAGAggcgagaagaagacgggaTGCAAGACGTAGGCGTAGAGGAGATACACGGCTAaagctgcggcgccgagaccAATGACGGTTATGGCTGCCATTTTAAGGCGGCAATGGAGTTGTAAATACAACGTGTGCGGATATCATTGATCGGTGAGCGGGTTTGACGATACGACATGGTTTAAATAGTAGTTTGTCGGTTGGGTGAGTGTCGGGAAAGTCTAATCATGGTCGGCCGACTATGCCCGATACATCTGCTGCTAGcctagcagcagcacggaGAGCCTATTCCAACAATCGAGTGGCGGCAAGGCATAAACGGGTTGTTGGAGACTCAGAGGAGGGGAAGAgaccctgctgctgcctccgcGTCGCCAAGCAGTGTGGGAACACGAATGAAGAAAACAACTAGAGGCTCTTTGCGCCTTCTCGTAGTAGTACTGCCAAGACGAATTAAACCCAACACTTTCGTGAATCATGATGAATGTGTTGACGATGTGCGTGAGCTTAGCATCCACGCCCTCCGTTGACAAGTGCGTGCCCTTGCGGTTTGACGGAGCCAGCTCGGAGAGGAGATGAATATTCATAAAGGTAGCATAGATGGCGGAGGTCTGCCCGTCGCGAAAAAGAGCATTGCTATTCATATAGCCGCCTTACAGTACGTTCCCTCAGACCTCAATGGCTGCGCCGGGTCCGGCGGCTGCCGTTCGATTGAGACATCGGCGTGCGAATGGCTGGCGTGGCATTGCGGCAAGAtgtgacgtgacgtgacgctGGGCGATTAGAGGCGGCTGTATGAATAGAGAAATGCGGCTGTATAAATAGCAATGCTCCTGTATAAATGCCTGATGGATAGTCACCAACACATTTGATGAGCATCGACCATCACATCACACATGCGCATCCTCACAACATAATCCGCTcccctcgtccatctcctctCGTTCCTCGAGCCATGGTgtcctccatctctctcGGCCTATCCGACCCCGACGACTGCAAGTCAGAGGTTGACATCGCCAACACCCTCCAGGACCTCGTCAACGGCGCGACCGACTCTGCGTCCGGCGCGCGGGACATTgacaaggtcgtcgtcgacgagtgCCGCCAGACGGACAATCCCAGGCCGTCGGGGTGGCAAAGGTACCTCTGGGATTGTCtgggcaaggccgccatggccgtgccCGCCGACCATCCTGGCCaggaccgcctcgtcgagctcttGCGGGAGCTCCAGCGCCTTCCGCGGCATGAGGTCCCGGAgaaggtcggcgacgagctcttCCACAAGGAGCTTTGGGTTTTGGCGCCCGAGAACAAATACGACGGcttcgagcagcagctgtggGAGCTCGATCAAGGTAAGTAATAAGGGCTTGGATATAACCGCCGCGCATGTCAATATCTCCTTCTTCACGACCTAACCTCGGGGACACGACACGGCAACAAGGCACATTCACGGCCACGCAGCAAGTCGAGCGCTCcgaagccatcgccgcgTCCTACGTCAACTTCtccgccttcctcgcccgcctgctcgccggcgccgtcgtcgaggcgacgCGCCTCAGCGCGCTCATCCGGCCCTCGCCCTTCGCCACGGTCAACCCGCTCACGAGCGCGGCGTACGCGGACGcctccgaggcggcgcggcactaCGAgccgtgggcgtcggcggccgcgcagtGGATTCTGCgcgcggccgacgccctgcACGAGATGTGCGAGGGGGAGACGCTCATCGAGATTGGCAGGCAGAAGtggacgccggcgctgtGGGACGGGTGGAAGTCGCGgttcgccgccgtggccaagaCGGAGCAGTTtggcggcagggcgcgcgagctggcgtccgcggcgctggagagGATGGCTGAGGCGGAGAGCAAGGGCGTCACGACGAATGTGGGCGACAAGTTTGGCTTCATGTCCTTGAAGGAGTGAGTGATGGACGACTGTACTGAGCGGATAGACTCGTAGATGGCAAAACCGTCAGATCGTGGTACAAACATCAGACAACGAACGCACTAAACGTCGATCCTGATCCAAGCAAGCATCGGATTCTTCCCCGTGCCCTCATGTTTTCGACTGCCGCAGGCCCAAGGCATCCAAGAACGGCCCGTCATGCATCCCCACGAGATACGCCTGCTCCGTCTCCGAACTATTCACATGCACCACCTTGGACCACGCCGGCACCGCAAACGTGTCGCGCGACGTCCACTCGAGCCGAAGCGTCTCACcaccgctcgccgcctcgaccatgCTGAAGCCCTGACCCGCGTAGCAGTGGTAGACAAAGGACCGTATGtcctgcgtcgccgtcgtcgccgtgccgggcCCGATGCGCTCGGCTTGCGCGCCCAGCGTCCTCGCGAgaggctcgcccgcgacgtcgcggtAGTGATATACGGCGTGGTCGCCAGTCTGGGCATCCAGTGCTTTCTGTGTATCGGACCAAGGGTGGCGCCATTCCGATGCTTCAACGGGTCTGCGTAAATGCGCACGCACCTCGACTTATCAGCCGCCtatgctgtgctgtgctccCTTGATTACGCACCAGACATATACAACCAAGCCGAATATTGAACGCATGGAGAACTCACTGGCTCGGATATCGTTTCTCGCCATATCCCTCGGCGAAATTCACCCTGGCATACGTGAAAAGCGGCAGGTCCAAGACGTCGAGCCACACAACCGGTCTCTCGCTTTCGTTGCCGTGATCGTGCCAACGCCAGGCGGgcgtgacgacgacatcccCGCGCCTCAGCGGCAGCTTCTGaccctcgacggccgtgaagccctcgccgtcaatgATGAAGCGGAACGCTGACGCCACGTGTCGATGTGCCGGGGCCGTCTCTCCCGGgttgacgagctgcagcccgGCGTAGATGGTGTCTGTAGTGCAAGGGGCTTCTGCATCCGGGCACGTTTTCATCATCAGAGACCACACAGCtcagggggggggcaagtTTGTTTTTCGATTTGAGCCTCGGAAGAGACAGACCCCCTACCAGTGTGTGCGAGACGTACTCATACTTGGGTTCACGAGCATCAAAACCCGGCGctcggccttgtcctcggggACAATCTCGCCCGCCTTTGCAAGGCTGGGGAAGACTTCACTGTACTCCCACATATGCGGCTCCGCCACGGGCTTTGGTAGTGCCGGCACCAGCAAGCTCATCTGCGACCACAGCGGCTCGAGATGCTTCGGAGGAAGCGTCTTGAGGTATTCGCCCGTCTCTGCATCCGTAGCCATGACCGCTGTGAGAAAGTTGCTCGGGTCGACTGAGTGTGTCACCAGGCACCTTCAACGTATATAGTGTTGTGTTGTGAGAAATGGAGTCTTGATCATATCAGAACCAGCACATTTGCGTTGGTCAAGAACCAGACAGACTGGCCACGGGGACCGAGCTCGCTGAACGAAGCCCCGCATTGCACAACAGGCTCGGATGACGATGCAATACCCAACACCGGACCAAGGACAGAGGAACTCACCACCCTATTGGTCTATTGTACCTTGGGAGCATGAAGGTGGTGTCATTGGCAGCAATGGCACAAGGCCAACCAACCATGCCGACCAGATCAGCACCAGACGTcattacttcgtacatggtCTCAGCAAAACCTCAATACGCCTCAGACAGCCTCCATATGTCG
The genomic region above belongs to Purpureocillium takamizusanense chromosome 5, complete sequence and contains:
- a CDS encoding uncharacterized protein (SECRETED:SignalP(1-19~SECRETED:cutsite=GSA-QD~SECRETED:prob=0.8887)), which codes for MKASLSTLTLALAFTLGSAQDSSEKPSNELWEMSTQQAWANFKDSSGRNEYKFCKKSEATSHAEGLLVCNAQDVDVAPDKTTTPLGDGWVRLEEACKGRADGCHLCYKTSVKKQWESLPTRFFCYEKAESTRNATLQLLEFLKESGLSKDETRELVHSCDAKASCGDEPKPKAKDQEVDMKHFETMRDCAVKYRVNFPTQN
- a CDS encoding Gentisate 1,2-dioxygenase (COG:E~EggNog:ENOG503NYS9), whose protein sequence is MATDAETGEYLKTLPPKHLEPLWSQMSLLVPALPKPVAEPHMWEYSEVFPSLAKAGEIVPEDKAERRVLMLVNPSMKAPCTTDTIYAGLQLVNPGETAPAHRHVASAFRFIIDGEGFTAVEGQKLPLRRGDVVVTPAWRWHDHGNESERPVVWLDVLDLPLFTYARVNFAEGYGEKRYPSQPVEASEWRHPWSDTQKALDAQTGDHAVYHYRDVAGEPLARTLGAQAERIGPGTATTATQDIRSFVYHCYAGQGFSMVEAASGGETLRLEWTSRDTFAVPAWSKVVHVNSSETEQAYLVGMHDGPFLDALGLRQSKT
- a CDS encoding uncharacterized protein (EggNog:ENOG503NUXU~COG:Q); protein product: MAAITVIGLGAAALAVYLLYAYVLHPVFFSPLARLPTPHWSCAVSDFWILRARKKGVENKTLYDAHFRHGQVVRVAPNTVSVDGVEAMRAVYQGGYEKAPWYQRFNNYGVPCIFSTLGSKEHSRRKRMMSNVYSKSYIQASRPAKAQSRIVLLGRLLPLLRREAARGAAGGTEVQSIFMATTMDLISAYIFGIQNSTNFLEDKAYRDHWLRLYLSRHHHHFWPQEMPGLTSLCAKFGVRLYPTFVDRANAELRDWNKQICDKTLEYLSSTGSTAALPEYEPVVFKALHAGIDKEERAEGDASLLYETTIRQRDSSVASEILDQVLAGHETAGIVLTCLAWRLSQNQDLQRQLRVEILALEPSLAAADTDPACLPDARALDNLPILHAVVMETLRLHAPIPGPQPRETPYPSCSIGGYELPGGVRIAALAHTLHLDERVYPDPRRWDHTRWLVAGSATDAHRREMSRQFWAFGSGGRMCIGSNFAWNEMKLVTAVIYANFATAVVDDTGVEQTDGYSARPVGNQLYLKLTPL
- a CDS encoding uncharacterized protein (COG:S~EggNog:ENOG503P6CP), with protein sequence MVSSISLGLSDPDDCKSEVDIANTLQDLVNGATDSASGARDIDKVVVDECRQTDNPRPSGWQRYLWDCLGKAAMAVPADHPGQDRLVELLRELQRLPRHEVPEKVGDELFHKELWVLAPENKYDGFEQQLWELDQGTFTATQQVERSEAIAASYVNFSAFLARLLAGAVVEATRLSALIRPSPFATVNPLTSAAYADASEAARHYEPWASAAAQWILRAADALHEMCEGETLIEIGRQKWTPALWDGWKSRFAAVAKTEQFGGRARELASAALERMAEAESKGVTTNVGDKFGFMSLKE
- a CDS encoding uncharacterized protein (SECRETED:SignalP(1-19~SECRETED:cutsite=ATA-DY~SECRETED:prob=0.8938)~EggNog:ENOG503PFB6~COG:G) produces the protein MMFNKSLFAVATLVAAATADYCCGTNIGRFAITQNWANAAMNAGGTTPGKSGDPHEFGGQSGDGAQLKFYGADLRCNEQKPKLFEFPVMKDGSFYDKNVKHGYIGTPARVVYLQDGKTLCGVMTHFIEDRNTHQGSGPFRVCDK